From Megalobrama amblycephala isolate DHTTF-2021 linkage group LG8, ASM1881202v1, whole genome shotgun sequence, the proteins below share one genomic window:
- the tab1 gene encoding TGF-beta-activated kinase 1 and MAP3K7-binding protein 1 isoform X2, translated as MAAQRRSLMQSHQSWTDDLPLCQLCGVGSAPNCTYGPDGKGTQSHPNEDGHFRFSTECCFLYGVFNGYDGSRVASFVSQCLTAELLLGQLSAGHTDADVRRILSQAFDVVEKSYFETIDDALAEKANLQTQLPEGVYLSAQTQKMAERLKALEQEVSGGATAIVALILNNKLYIANVGTNRALLCKTTADGQNQVIQIGRAHTTDNEDELTRLAQLGLDPVRLRQTGLISGQSSTRRIGDYKVKFNYTDIDVLSAAKHKPIISEPEIHGGQSLEGVTGFLLLMSEGLIKALESAHGPEQVNQEIVAMVAAELALQCNLEAAAQSVVERVKRLHHDVYVSGRQRAPHCARHEDMTLLIRVINYPLADGSLTPTQGGRIYPVSVPYSNHQSTSKTSVMLSLVMPAQGTLTNGSNTASTLEGDTPTAGHLTAHH; from the exons ATGGCGGCGCAGCGCAGGAGTCTGATGCAAAGC CATCAGAGCTGGACGGACGATCTTCCTCTGTGTCAGCTGTGCGGCGTCGGTTCGGCCCCAAACTGCACGTACGGCCCTGACGGGAAAGGGACCCAGAGCCACCCGAACGAAGACGGACACTTCCGCTTCAG CACGGAGTGCTGCTTCCTCTACGGGGTGTTCAACGGGTACGACGGCAGCCGCGTGGCCAGTTTCGTGTCTCAGTGTCTGACGGCGGAGCTCTTGCTGGGTCAGCTGAGCGCCGGACACACGGACGCAGACGTGCGCAGAATCCTGTCGCAG GCGTTTGATGTTGTGGAGAAGAGCTACTTTGAGACCATTGATGATGCTCTCGCTGAGAAGGCCAATCTGCAAACACAGCTTCCTGAG ggcGTCTATCTGTCAGCGCAGACGCAGAAGATGGCGGAGCGGCTGAAGGCTTTAGAGCAGGAGGTTTCAGGTGGAGCCACTGCGATAGTCGCTCTGATTCTCAATAATAAGCTCTACATCGCTAACGTCG gTACCAATCGGGCTCTTCTCTGTAAGACCACTGCTGACGGTCAGAACCAGGTGATCCAGATTGGCCGAGCGCACACAACCGACAACGAGGATGAGCTGACCAGACTCGCCCAGCTGG GTCTGGATCCGGTGCGTCTGAGGCAGACCGGACTGATCTCGGGTCAGAGCAGCACTCGACGGATCGGAGACTACAAAGTCAAATTCAACTACACAGACATCGATGTGCTCAG TGCAGCAAAGCATAAGCCAATCATCTCCGAGCCTGAGATCCACGGCGGCCAATCGCTGGAGGGCGTGACAGGCTTCCTGTTACTGATGTCCGAGGGGCTTATTAAAGCCCTGGAGTCGGCACACGGACCCGAGCAGGTCAACCAG GAGATCGTTGCCATGGTAGCAGCGGAGTTGGCTCTGCAGTGCAATCTAGAGGCTGCGGCGCAGTCGGTGGTGGAGCGCGTCAAACGTCTTCATCATGACGTGTACGTCAGCGGCAGACAGAGGGCGCCCCACTGCGCGAGACATGAAGACATGACGCTGCTGATCAGAGTCATTAACTACCCGCTGGCGGACGGATCACTCACTCCCACACAAG GAGGACGGATCTACCCGGTGTCTGTGCCGTACTCCAACCATCAGAGCACCAGTAAGACCAGCGTCATGCTGTCTCTCGTCATGCCGGCTCAGGGAACACTGACCAACGGCTCCAACACTGCGTCCACACTGGAGGGAGACACACCCACTGCtgg ACACCTTACAGCCCATCACTGA
- the tab1 gene encoding TGF-beta-activated kinase 1 and MAP3K7-binding protein 1 isoform X1 → MAAQRRSLMQSHQSWTDDLPLCQLCGVGSAPNCTYGPDGKGTQSHPNEDGHFRFSTECCFLYGVFNGYDGSRVASFVSQCLTAELLLGQLSAGHTDADVRRILSQAFDVVEKSYFETIDDALAEKANLQTQLPEGVYLSAQTQKMAERLKALEQEVSGGATAIVALILNNKLYIANVGTNRALLCKTTADGQNQVIQIGRAHTTDNEDELTRLAQLGLDPVRLRQTGLISGQSSTRRIGDYKVKFNYTDIDVLSAAKHKPIISEPEIHGGQSLEGVTGFLLLMSEGLIKALESAHGPEQVNQEIVAMVAAELALQCNLEAAAQSVVERVKRLHHDVYVSGRQRAPHCARHEDMTLLIRVINYPLADGSLTPTQGGRIYPVSVPYSNHQSTSKTSVMLSLVMPAQGTLTNGSNTASTLEGDTPTAGQSPTATLQSTNTHTQSSSSSSGDGSLFRQRGSQAAQPDETGRVPPYVDFSQFYRLWGMDHSDGQGLSGEMGPQ, encoded by the exons ATGGCGGCGCAGCGCAGGAGTCTGATGCAAAGC CATCAGAGCTGGACGGACGATCTTCCTCTGTGTCAGCTGTGCGGCGTCGGTTCGGCCCCAAACTGCACGTACGGCCCTGACGGGAAAGGGACCCAGAGCCACCCGAACGAAGACGGACACTTCCGCTTCAG CACGGAGTGCTGCTTCCTCTACGGGGTGTTCAACGGGTACGACGGCAGCCGCGTGGCCAGTTTCGTGTCTCAGTGTCTGACGGCGGAGCTCTTGCTGGGTCAGCTGAGCGCCGGACACACGGACGCAGACGTGCGCAGAATCCTGTCGCAG GCGTTTGATGTTGTGGAGAAGAGCTACTTTGAGACCATTGATGATGCTCTCGCTGAGAAGGCCAATCTGCAAACACAGCTTCCTGAG ggcGTCTATCTGTCAGCGCAGACGCAGAAGATGGCGGAGCGGCTGAAGGCTTTAGAGCAGGAGGTTTCAGGTGGAGCCACTGCGATAGTCGCTCTGATTCTCAATAATAAGCTCTACATCGCTAACGTCG gTACCAATCGGGCTCTTCTCTGTAAGACCACTGCTGACGGTCAGAACCAGGTGATCCAGATTGGCCGAGCGCACACAACCGACAACGAGGATGAGCTGACCAGACTCGCCCAGCTGG GTCTGGATCCGGTGCGTCTGAGGCAGACCGGACTGATCTCGGGTCAGAGCAGCACTCGACGGATCGGAGACTACAAAGTCAAATTCAACTACACAGACATCGATGTGCTCAG TGCAGCAAAGCATAAGCCAATCATCTCCGAGCCTGAGATCCACGGCGGCCAATCGCTGGAGGGCGTGACAGGCTTCCTGTTACTGATGTCCGAGGGGCTTATTAAAGCCCTGGAGTCGGCACACGGACCCGAGCAGGTCAACCAG GAGATCGTTGCCATGGTAGCAGCGGAGTTGGCTCTGCAGTGCAATCTAGAGGCTGCGGCGCAGTCGGTGGTGGAGCGCGTCAAACGTCTTCATCATGACGTGTACGTCAGCGGCAGACAGAGGGCGCCCCACTGCGCGAGACATGAAGACATGACGCTGCTGATCAGAGTCATTAACTACCCGCTGGCGGACGGATCACTCACTCCCACACAAG GAGGACGGATCTACCCGGTGTCTGTGCCGTACTCCAACCATCAGAGCACCAGTAAGACCAGCGTCATGCTGTCTCTCGTCATGCCGGCTCAGGGAACACTGACCAACGGCTCCAACACTGCGTCCACACTGGAGGGAGACACACCCACTGCtgg TCAGAGTCCCACGGCGACGCTGCAGTCGACCAACACGCACACGCAGAGCTCCAGCTCCAGCTCCGGAGACGGCAGTCTGTTCCGGCAGAGAGGCAGCCAGGCGGCTCAGCCCGACGAGACCGGACGCGTGCCGCCCTACGTGGACTTCAGCCAGTTCTACCGGCTCTGGGGAATGGACCACAGCGACGGCCAGGGTCTGTCCGGAGAGATGGGACCGCAGTGA